Proteins co-encoded in one Streptomyces roseochromogenus subsp. oscitans DS 12.976 genomic window:
- a CDS encoding GNAT family N-acetyltransferase — MTAGLRLAHTADLDPCELLAARALLDAAFDGGFSEEDWDHGLGGLHVLVHDGTGLAAHGAVVMRRIRHRGRWLRAGYVEAVAVRPDVRRKGIGGRVLGELERVIGRAYDLGALSASPEGALLYTARGWRQWGGQVHGLSPDGIVRLPEEEAGMYVWPALAGALDPAEEFVLDWRDGDVA, encoded by the coding sequence ATGACCGCCGGACTGCGTCTCGCCCACACCGCCGACCTCGATCCCTGCGAACTCCTCGCCGCCCGCGCCTTGTTGGACGCGGCGTTCGACGGCGGCTTTTCCGAGGAGGACTGGGATCACGGGCTCGGCGGTCTGCATGTCCTCGTGCATGACGGCACCGGGCTCGCCGCACACGGGGCCGTGGTGATGCGGCGCATCCGGCACCGGGGGCGCTGGCTGCGGGCCGGATACGTGGAGGCCGTCGCCGTACGTCCCGACGTACGGCGGAAGGGGATCGGCGGGCGGGTGCTGGGGGAGCTGGAGCGGGTGATCGGGCGGGCGTACGACCTCGGCGCGCTCTCGGCGAGCCCGGAGGGGGCTCTGCTGTACACCGCCCGGGGCTGGCGGCAGTGGGGCGGGCAGGTGCACGGACTGTCCCCGGACGGGATCGTACGGCTGCCGGAGGAGGAGGCGGGCATGTATGTGTGGCCCGCGCTCGCCGGGGCGCTCGACCCCGCCGAGGAGTTCGTGCTCGACTGGCGGGACGGGGACGTGGCCTGA
- a CDS encoding branched-chain amino acid aminotransferase: MTTPTIELKPSASPLAAAEREAILANPGFGRHFTDHMVTIKWTEGRGWHDGQLVPYAPIPIDPATNVLHYAQEIFEGLKAYRQPDGSVALFRPDQNAKRFQRSAKRLAMPELPVETFIEACDVLVRQDIDWVPAHGGEESLYLRPFMIGTEVGLGVKPANEYLFIVIASPAGAYFPGGVKPVSIWVSEDRVRAVPGGMGDAKTGGNYAASLLAQAEAAAKGCDQVCYLDAVEHQWVEELGGMNLYFVYGDRIVTPTLTGSILEGVTRDSLLAVARDLGYESEEGRVSVEQWQRDTENGTLTEVFACGTAAVITPVGTVKRASAEWKQSGGETGEVTLRLRQALLDLQRGTAEDTHGWMHKIG, from the coding sequence ATGACGACGCCCACGATCGAGCTCAAGCCCTCCGCCAGCCCCCTCGCCGCCGCCGAGCGCGAGGCGATCCTGGCCAACCCCGGGTTCGGCCGCCACTTCACCGACCACATGGTGACGATCAAGTGGACCGAGGGCCGCGGCTGGCACGACGGCCAGCTCGTTCCCTACGCGCCGATCCCGATCGACCCGGCGACCAACGTCCTGCACTACGCCCAGGAGATCTTCGAGGGCCTGAAGGCCTACCGTCAGCCCGACGGCTCGGTCGCGCTCTTCCGCCCGGACCAGAACGCCAAGCGTTTCCAGCGCTCCGCCAAGCGGCTCGCCATGCCCGAGCTGCCGGTCGAGACGTTCATCGAGGCCTGTGACGTCCTCGTCCGGCAGGACATCGACTGGGTGCCCGCGCACGGCGGCGAGGAGTCCCTCTACCTGCGCCCGTTCATGATCGGCACCGAGGTCGGCCTGGGCGTCAAGCCGGCGAACGAGTACCTCTTCATCGTGATCGCCTCGCCGGCCGGCGCCTACTTCCCGGGCGGTGTGAAGCCGGTGTCGATCTGGGTCTCCGAGGACCGCGTCCGCGCCGTCCCCGGCGGCATGGGCGACGCCAAGACCGGCGGCAACTACGCCGCGTCCCTGCTGGCGCAGGCCGAGGCCGCGGCCAAGGGCTGTGACCAGGTCTGCTACCTCGACGCGGTCGAGCACCAGTGGGTCGAGGAACTCGGCGGCATGAACCTGTACTTCGTGTACGGCGACCGGATCGTCACCCCGACCCTGACCGGCTCCATCCTGGAGGGCGTCACCCGTGACTCCCTCCTCGCCGTCGCCCGCGACCTCGGCTACGAGTCGGAGGAGGGCCGCGTCTCGGTCGAGCAGTGGCAGCGCGACACCGAGAACGGCACCCTCACCGAGGTCTTCGCCTGCGGCACGGCGGCCGTGATCACCCCGGTCGGCACGGTGAAGCGTGCCTCTGCCGAGTGGAAGCAGAGCGGCGGAGAGACGGGTGAGGTGACTCTCCGCCTGCGTCAGGCTCTGCTCGACCTCCAGCGGGGCACCGCCGAGGACACGCACGGCTGGATGCACAAGATCGGCTAA
- a CDS encoding 3-isopropylmalate dehydrogenase, with translation MSRSLNLAVIPGDGIGQEVVSEGLKVLSAVLPQDVKLETKEYDFGAKRYRATGETLTDADLDALKRHDAILLGAIGDPSVPSGVLERGFLLKLRFAFDHHVNLRPSKLLPGVATPLAGQPEIDFVVVREGTEGPYTGNGGTIRKGTEHEVATEVSVNTAYGVERVVRDAFARAQARPRKKLTLVHKNNVLTFAGHLWTNIFNRVAKEFPEVTTDYIHVDAATIYLVTDPARFDVIVTDNLFGDIITDLAAAVSGGIGVAASGNINPSREFPSMFEPVHGSAPDIAGQGKADPTATVLSVGLLLRHLGYAGEADRIDAAVAADLTERAALGTRSTSQIGDALAARVAG, from the coding sequence ATGTCTCGCAGCCTCAATCTCGCAGTGATCCCCGGTGACGGCATCGGCCAGGAGGTCGTGTCCGAGGGTCTGAAGGTCCTCTCCGCCGTGCTCCCGCAGGATGTGAAGCTGGAGACGAAGGAGTACGACTTCGGCGCGAAGCGCTACCGCGCCACCGGTGAGACCCTCACCGACGCCGACCTCGACGCCCTCAAGCGGCACGACGCCATCCTGCTCGGCGCCATCGGCGACCCGTCGGTGCCGTCCGGCGTCCTGGAGCGCGGCTTCCTGCTCAAGCTCCGCTTCGCCTTCGACCACCACGTCAACCTGCGGCCGAGCAAGCTGCTCCCCGGTGTGGCGACCCCGCTCGCCGGCCAGCCGGAGATCGACTTCGTGGTCGTCCGCGAGGGCACCGAGGGCCCGTACACCGGCAACGGCGGCACCATCCGCAAGGGCACCGAACACGAGGTCGCCACCGAGGTCTCCGTCAACACGGCTTACGGAGTCGAGCGCGTGGTCCGCGACGCCTTCGCCCGCGCCCAGGCCCGCCCGCGCAAGAAGCTCACGCTGGTCCACAAGAACAACGTGCTGACCTTCGCCGGGCATCTGTGGACGAACATCTTCAACCGGGTGGCCAAGGAGTTCCCCGAGGTCACCACCGACTACATCCACGTCGACGCGGCCACCATCTACCTGGTCACCGACCCGGCCCGCTTCGACGTGATCGTCACCGACAACCTCTTCGGTGACATCATCACCGACCTCGCCGCGGCCGTCTCCGGCGGCATCGGCGTGGCCGCCTCGGGCAACATCAACCCCAGCCGCGAGTTCCCGTCCATGTTCGAGCCGGTCCACGGCTCGGCCCCGGACATCGCCGGACAGGGCAAGGCCGACCCCACCGCCACGGTCCTGTCCGTCGGCCTGCTGCTGCGCCACCTCGGATACGCCGGCGAGGCCGACCGCATCGACGCGGCTGTCGCCGCCGACCTCACCGAGCGCGCCGCGCTCGGGACCCGCAGCACCTCGCAGATCGGCGACGCGCTCGCCGCCCGAGTAGCCGGCTGA
- a CDS encoding cytosine permease, protein MPIEQRGVDTIPDEERTSGPRDLVSILLGSNLCLGVIIFGWLPPSFGLGWWASVSAIVAGTVIGTVFTAPLALVSLRTATNLSTSSGAQFGVRGRLVGSIVGLLLALGYTALTVWIGGDVMISVLGRMAGLPADGVSYAVVYAVLAAATVAGAVYGYRVLLNMSKVLSIGMTALLALGIFAYAPHFTTSALSGTGGYLLGSFWPTWFLAAVAAGLSGPIAFITLLGDYTRYISPARNSNRRVIQATWLGLILGLLVPQLFGTFTAYAAKAATDYAGPLVSASPTWYLIPLLLSASAGSVGNAGLMLYSMGLDLDAILPRASRARATYTVAVVATACVFVGHYAWNAQSAMTSFVLLLTAIGTPWAVITLIGFTRCRGVYDADALQVFNRRSRGGIYWYRAGWNVRATASWALGAGVGLLAVSLPSYQGPLLQLTGGVDCSFLLSGAVGGVVYLLLTFRTEHARAATDIDASEAALSVAADR, encoded by the coding sequence ATGCCGATAGAACAGCGCGGAGTCGACACCATCCCGGACGAGGAGCGGACCAGTGGTCCGCGCGACCTCGTCTCGATCCTGCTCGGTTCCAACCTCTGCCTCGGGGTGATCATCTTCGGCTGGCTGCCGCCGTCCTTCGGGCTCGGCTGGTGGGCGTCGGTGAGCGCGATCGTCGCGGGCACGGTGATCGGCACCGTGTTCACGGCACCGCTCGCGCTGGTCTCCCTGCGCACCGCGACCAACCTGTCCACGTCCTCCGGGGCCCAGTTCGGCGTGCGGGGCCGGCTGGTCGGCTCGATCGTCGGCCTGCTCCTCGCCCTCGGCTACACGGCGCTGACCGTGTGGATCGGCGGGGACGTGATGATCAGCGTGCTCGGCCGGATGGCCGGGCTGCCGGCGGACGGGGTGTCGTACGCCGTCGTCTACGCGGTGCTCGCGGCGGCGACCGTCGCCGGAGCGGTCTACGGCTACCGAGTGCTGCTGAACATGTCGAAGGTCCTGTCCATCGGCATGACGGCCCTGCTGGCCCTCGGCATCTTCGCCTACGCCCCGCACTTCACGACCTCGGCGCTGTCCGGCACGGGCGGCTATCTGCTGGGCTCCTTCTGGCCGACCTGGTTCCTGGCGGCCGTGGCAGCGGGCCTGTCCGGCCCCATCGCCTTCATCACGCTCCTCGGCGACTACACCCGCTATATCTCCCCCGCCCGGAACTCCAACCGCCGGGTGATCCAGGCCACTTGGCTGGGCCTGATCCTGGGTCTGCTCGTCCCGCAGCTGTTCGGCACCTTCACGGCGTACGCGGCGAAGGCGGCCACCGACTACGCGGGCCCCCTCGTCTCCGCCTCCCCCACCTGGTACCTGATCCCGCTGCTGCTGTCCGCGTCCGCGGGCTCCGTCGGCAACGCCGGCCTGATGCTGTACTCGATGGGCCTCGACCTGGACGCGATCCTGCCCAGGGCCTCCCGGGCGCGGGCGACGTACACGGTCGCCGTCGTCGCCACCGCCTGCGTCTTCGTCGGCCACTACGCCTGGAACGCGCAGTCCGCGATGACGTCCTTCGTGCTGCTGCTCACCGCCATCGGCACCCCGTGGGCCGTCATCACCCTCATCGGCTTCACCCGCTGCCGCGGGGTGTACGACGCCGACGCCCTCCAGGTCTTCAACCGCCGCTCGCGGGGCGGGATCTACTGGTACCGGGCGGGCTGGAACGTCCGGGCCACCGCCTCCTGGGCGCTGGGCGCCGGCGTCGGTCTGCTGGCGGTGTCCCTGCCGTCGTACCAGGGCCCGCTGCTGCAGCTGACGGGCGGGGTGGACTGCAGCTTCCTGTTGTCGGGTGCGGTCGGTGGGGTGGTCTACCTGCTGCTGACGTTCCGTACGGAACACGCAAGGGCCGCCACGGACATCGACGCGTCCGAGGCGGCCCTGAGCGTGGCTGCCGACCGTTAG